The segment TTTGCGTCCGAGAAAAGTCTGGTTTGATGATACAGTTCAAAGATTAAATGTAGATGGAAGAGGTGAGTTGCTTGGCGAATTCAGACCAAATGACAGATTATTGCTTATCAATCAATCCGGAAAACTGAAAACTATTATTCCGGAACTGACGACGCATTTTGATGAAGATATCGTGGTGATGGAAAAATGGAATCCAAACAAACCGATTTCTGCGATTTATTATGATGGTGAAAAGGAGCGTTACTTTATCAAGCGTTTCTTGGTCGAAAACGAAAACAAGGAAGAAATCTTTATTACTGAACACGAAAAGTCGCAATTGGAAATTGTTTCTACAGATTGGCGCCCAATGGCTGAAATTATTTACGCCAAAGTAAAAGGCGTACAAAAGGATAACCAAACGATAAACCTGGAAGAATTCATTGCGGTAAAAGGAATCAAGGCATTAGGAAATCAACTGACAACAGATAAGCTAAAACAAGTGAATCTATTGGAATCATTGCCTTATGAAGAGCCTGAGCCTGAACCGGCAGAAGAAATGGAAGTCAGCGACGAAACGGATGTTTCGGATGATATACAGACAGAAACAGGCGATGATGGACAAATAACTTTGAGTTTGGAGTAACTACTATGATAAAATTTGACATCAATTAGAATTTAATATTGTAATTATATAACTATATATAAAACAAAGGGTTGTATATTTATACTGTAGAAATTAATCTACAAGTAAATTCAATTAAGATGAAAAGGGTATTCATTTCAGCCATAATAATGGCTTTAGTATTGGTTTCCTGTACTAAAAAAAGTGAAGGAAGTACAACAACCGTTACTTCCGATGATAATGCTACTGAGAAAGTCGAAGTAGTTAAAGATACAGTTAACGAAGAGCCGGAAACATTACCAGCGCAACTTTATGCGTGTTCCATGCATCCGGAAGTGCAGGGAAAACAGAACGATGAATGTTCCAAATGTGGCATGGCTTTAACAGAGCTTGTACCTGGAGAAACCAAATAAAAAAAAACAAATATTCTTTGTACTAAGTATTGACCTTGCTATACCAATAGTAAGGTTTAATTATTTGATGGCTACTTCACTTTTATTTAAAAATTAAATTCTCTTTATGAAACTTTATATTAAAAATATGGTCTGCAGCCGTTGTAAAATGGTAGTGAAATCTGTTTTTGAAAATATTGGAATAATACCCATTTCCGTTGAGTTGGGTGAAGTTGAAGTGAAAAATGATATTGCAGAACATCAAAAAAAGGAATTGATAAAGCAGCTTCGAAGTATTGGTTTTGATTTAATTGATGATAAGAAAAGTAAAGTGATTGATAAGATTAAAACATTAATCATCGATTTAGTTCAGAATAAAAGCAATAATTTAAAAACGAATTTATCCGACTATCTTTCTCAAGAATTGCATCAAGACTACACCACTTTAAGTAACCTCTTTTCGGAAGTAGAAAGCACAACTATTGAAAAGTACTTTATCAATCAGAAAATTGAAAAAGTAAAAGAGTTGATTATTTATGATGAGCTCTCTTTAAGTGAAATTGCATATTCCTTAAACTACAGCAGCGTTTCACATTTAAGCAATCAATTCAAGAAAACAACCGGTTTTTCGCCTACCTATTTCAAAAACTTAAAATCCATAAAGCGGAAGCAGATTGAAGATTTGTAAATTTTGCAAATCAAACCCAAAATTGTGCAAACCTGAAAAATTTTTATCAGGGAACTTTGTGTCATTATTAATAATATTTAAAAATTTTAAAAATGGTACACAAATATCAAATAACTGGAATGACCTGTACAAGTTGCGAAGCAAAAGTAAAATCTGATTTGCTTATGACTGAAAATGTAACGGATGTCAGCGTTTCAAAAGAAGATAATTCTGCAACGATAACTATGAGCAAACACGTTGCATTATCAGATTTGCAAAAGAACCTGAATCCAAAATACAGTATTTCGGCAATTAATCACAGCGAAATTACTGAACAGGCCAAGAGTTGGTTTGAAACTTACAAACCTATACTGCTCATATTTTTTTATATTGGATTAGTAACGTTACTTATTCAGCTCAAAAATGAAAGTTTCAGGAGCATGGAGTGGATGCGTCATTTTATGGTGGCTTTCTTTTTGGTATTTTCCTTTTTCAAATTATTAAACCTAAAAGGTTTTGTTGAAAGTTATGTCATGTATGACGTAATAGCAAAACGGTTACCAATCTGGGGTTATATCTATGCGTTTACAGAGTTAGGCCTGGGAATCGCTTTCCTGATTGATTTCAATCCACTGTTTACCAATGTAGTTACTTTTATCGTGATGTCAGTTAGCATAATAGGCGTATTACAATCAGTTTTGAATAAAAGAAAAATACAATGTGCCTGTTTAGGAGCTGTTTTTAATTTACCAATGAGCCAAGTCACTATCATCGAAGATGCTATAATGATTGGTATGAGTGGAATAATGATTCTTAATCTAATTTAAAATGAAAAAAATACTGCTGATATTAGTATCATTTTTCATAATTTCATTTGCAAATGCACAAACACAGCAAACCTTTTATACCTGTGTAATGCATCCGGAAATCCATGTCACAAAACCAGGAAAGTGTCCGAAATGCGGTATGAATCTGACCAAGGAAAAGCCAAAGTCGGTCAAGAAAAAAGTAGCTTTTCCGCAGCCAAAACCTGTTGCTCCAAAAAAAATGGATGTTAAAAAAGACAGCATTCCACCAGTAACAACTGCAACAAAGCCTAAGGTTACTATTATTTCAAAAAAGAATGACCCACCAAAAACTGTCCGCTATGACTTATATG is part of the Flavobacterium sangjuense genome and harbors:
- a CDS encoding heavy metal-binding domain-containing protein translates to MKRVFISAIIMALVLVSCTKKSEGSTTTVTSDDNATEKVEVVKDTVNEEPETLPAQLYACSMHPEVQGKQNDECSKCGMALTELVPGETK
- a CDS encoding helix-turn-helix domain-containing protein, whose translation is MKLYIKNMVCSRCKMVVKSVFENIGIIPISVELGEVEVKNDIAEHQKKELIKQLRSIGFDLIDDKKSKVIDKIKTLIIDLVQNKSNNLKTNLSDYLSQELHQDYTTLSNLFSEVESTTIEKYFINQKIEKVKELIIYDELSLSEIAYSLNYSSVSHLSNQFKKTTGFSPTYFKNLKSIKRKQIEDL
- a CDS encoding heavy-metal-associated domain-containing protein, producing the protein MVHKYQITGMTCTSCEAKVKSDLLMTENVTDVSVSKEDNSATITMSKHVALSDLQKNLNPKYSISAINHSEITEQAKSWFETYKPILLIFFYIGLVTLLIQLKNESFRSMEWMRHFMVAFFLVFSFFKLLNLKGFVESYVMYDVIAKRLPIWGYIYAFTELGLGIAFLIDFNPLFTNVVTFIVMSVSIIGVLQSVLNKRKIQCACLGAVFNLPMSQVTIIEDAIMIGMSGIMILNLI